The sequence below is a genomic window from Barrientosiimonas humi.
GCACGTCGTGGATCGCGGAGAAGGCCGTGGTGCCCGCGGCGTAGGCCACCGCCACCACGGCGGTGTCGCGCCACCGGCGGCGGGCGAAGACCGACAGCGCCGCCACCGTGGCCGGGCCCATCGCGGCGATCGACATGACGCACAGCGCGCAGATCGTCAGCGCCACCGGCAGCGGCCGGAGTCGGCGCCACGGCAGCAACAGCACCGCGCCGAGCCCGACGACCAGGTCGAGCACCAGCCACGCGGGAGTGGCGAGGCGCTGCGGCTGCGGCTCGACCACCCACGCGACCCAGATCGCCAGCGCCAGCGCGGCCGCCACCGCCATCCGCGCGGCGGTCGGCGCCGCCGGGCCGGGGGGAAGCCCCGCCCGGCGGCGGAGGGCAGGAGCGGTCGCGGGCACGCACCGAGGGTAGGTGCCGGGCGCCGGCACGCCGGCCACGGACGTACGGCGGGCGACGGAGGTCGCGCGAGGACATACCAAAGTCGTACGCAGGTCGCACCGTCCGACGGATGTGCGGCCCCGGTGCGCGCGGGCACCGTGGTGGTCATGATCGAAGTCGAGAACCTCACCAAGCGCTACGGCGGGCACGCCGCCGTCGACGACGTCAGCTTCGTCGTGCGGCCCGGGCAGGTCACCGGCTTCCTCGGGCCGAACGGCGCCGGGAAGTCGACCTGCATGCGGATGATGACCGGGCTGACGCCGCCGACCTCCGGCACCGCGACGGTGCTGGGCCGGCCGTACGCCGCGCTGCCCAACCCCGGGCGGCACGTCGGCGTGCTGCTCGACGCCGGCGCCCAGCACTCCGGCCGCACCGGCCGCGAGGTGCTCAGCCTCGGCGCCACGCTGATGGGTCTGGACCGCAGCCGCGTCGAGGAGATGCTGGCGCTGGTCGGTCTCACCGCGAAGGAGGCCGACCGCCGGGTCGGGGGATACAGCCTCGGCATGCGCCAGCGCCTCGGCATCGCCCACGCGCTGCTCGGCGACCCGCAGGTGCTGATCCTCGACGAGCCGGCCAACGGCCTCGACCCGGCCGGCATCCGCTGGATGCGTTCGCTGCTGCGCGGTTATGCCGACGACGGCGGCACGGTGCTGCTGTCCTCGCACCTGCTGCACGAGATCGAGGTCGTCGCCGACGAGCTCGTGGTCATCGGCCGCGGCCGGATCGTGGCCGCGGGCAGCAAGGCCGAGCTGATGCGCGCGGCCGGCACGGTCGTACGCACCACGGACGACGCCGCCTTCGCCGGCCACCTGCGCGGGGCCGGGCTCTCGGTCGAGCAGACCGCGGGCGGGCTGCTCGTCGACACCGACGCCGAGACCGTCGGCAAGATCGCCGCCACGCACGCCGTGGTGCTCACCGAGCTGCGTGCCGCCGACGCCGGCAGCCTCGAGGAGATGTTCCTGCAGCTGACCGCTTCCGACGCACGAGAGGGGGTGGCGGCATGAGCACCGCCGCTGACACCCGCACCACCCGTCCCGAGCCGCGGCCCGTCGTCGCGCTCCCGAGCCGGCTCGACGACGTCCCCGCCACCGGGGTGCCGTTCGCCCGGCTGGTCAAGGTCGAGCTGCGCAAGGCCACCGACACCCGGGCCGGCCGCTGGCTGCTGGGGCTGATCGGCCTCGTCACGCTGATCGCGCTCGTCGCCGTGCTGTTCGTGGGCTCGCCGAGCGACGACAAGAACTTCGGGACCTTCCTGACCACGACGTTCCTGCCGCAGAACATCTTCCTGCCGATCGTCGGCATCCTCGTGGTGACCGCGGAGTGGTCGCAGCGCACGGGCCTGGTGACGTTCTCGCTCGAGCCGCGGCGCGGCCGGGTCGGCTTCGCCAAGCTGGTCGCGGCGATCGTGCTCGGTCTGGCCACCGTGGCCCTCGGCGCGGTCCTCGCGGCGGGTACGACCTTCGCCGGTCAGCTGATCCGCGGCACCGACCCCTCGTGGTCGATCGGGTGGCAGACCGTGCTCGGCATCGTCGTCGGCCAGATCGTCGCGGTCGCGATGGGCGTGGCGTTCGGCATGCTCCTGCAGAACACGCCGGCCGCGATCGTGGCCTACCTGGTGCTTCCCATGCTGTGGAGCATCCTCGGCGCAGCCGTCTCCTGGCTCAGCACCGCCGGCGAGTGGCTCGACACGAGCCGCACGCTGCAGCCGCTGTACGAGGCGCAGATGCAGGGCGACGACTGGCCCAAGCTGTTCGTCTCGATCGCCGTGTGGGTCGTGCTCCCGCTGGTGCTGGGGATGATCCGCCTGCGCCGCAGCGAGGTGAAGTAGCCGCGCAACAAGCTCGGACCGGTCGGAC
It includes:
- a CDS encoding ABC transporter permease subunit, with product MSTAADTRTTRPEPRPVVALPSRLDDVPATGVPFARLVKVELRKATDTRAGRWLLGLIGLVTLIALVAVLFVGSPSDDKNFGTFLTTTFLPQNIFLPIVGILVVTAEWSQRTGLVTFSLEPRRGRVGFAKLVAAIVLGLATVALGAVLAAGTTFAGQLIRGTDPSWSIGWQTVLGIVVGQIVAVAMGVAFGMLLQNTPAAIVAYLVLPMLWSILGAAVSWLSTAGEWLDTSRTLQPLYEAQMQGDDWPKLFVSIAVWVVLPLVLGMIRLRRSEVK
- a CDS encoding ABC transporter ATP-binding protein, producing MIEVENLTKRYGGHAAVDDVSFVVRPGQVTGFLGPNGAGKSTCMRMMTGLTPPTSGTATVLGRPYAALPNPGRHVGVLLDAGAQHSGRTGREVLSLGATLMGLDRSRVEEMLALVGLTAKEADRRVGGYSLGMRQRLGIAHALLGDPQVLILDEPANGLDPAGIRWMRSLLRGYADDGGTVLLSSHLLHEIEVVADELVVIGRGRIVAAGSKAELMRAAGTVVRTTDDAAFAGHLRGAGLSVEQTAGGLLVDTDAETVGKIAATHAVVLTELRAADAGSLEEMFLQLTASDAREGVAA